The Macaca nemestrina isolate mMacNem1 chromosome 8, mMacNem.hap1, whole genome shotgun sequence genome contains the following window.
GGCAATCCACGATCAAGGTGCCATAGGttttgtgtgtggtgagggcCTGATTCCTTGTTCTGAGATGAGGaggtcttcttgctgtgtcctcacatgatggaaagGGGCGAGGAGGCTCCCTGAGGTTTCTGCCCTCATGAACTAATCACCCCCCTgagaccccacctcctaatagcatcacattggtgattaggtcTCCAGCATACGAATTTTGGGGGTCCACAAACATTCAGACCGTAACAATCATTTCGTGACTTCACGACGTTTGACTTTAGGTTGGAATTTAAGGAACTGTAGGAACTAGGTTCTGTACCATATACATCATGGCATGAACAGTTAAACCATTTGAAGCTAGTTAACTGCTAACTACCAAATCCCTATCATAAGAGGCCCTGGAATAATTATTTATGCATAAGCGTCTCCTGTAACATATTTTAAGCTGATTTTTGAGTTGGCAGTTTAGAAgtagaattttgcattttggaatTTGTTTGAACTTCTGTAAAGAGGTGTGTGTCTGATTTAGATGATCTTTATCATTATCACTTGTTTTCTTTCGACTCTTCAATTATTCGACAGTTGTGTTAACGTTATAATGAGGCTGCTACATAGCTTAGAAATTATGACTTGGTGTTCGTTGCATTTTTTCTGTTAGACATAAGATGATATTCTCTGTCTAAATTAAAGCGTACGTGTGTTTCTATCTAAGGTACCTGGCACGAGTTACCGACATTGAAGCTACAGACACCAATAACCCCAGTGTGAACTACGGGATTGTGGTGGACTGTGGCAGCAGTGGCTCTCGAGTATTTGTCTATTGCTGGCCAAGGCATAATGGCAATCCACGTGATCTGTTGGATATCAGGCAAATGAGGGATAAAAACCGAAAGCCAGTGGTCATGAAGATAAAACCGGGTATGTAAATGAGAATATCTGCCTGGTAACCAGGGTGCGTCCCGTCATTCTCCGCGGCGTCTTTCATATCGTTCTCTTTCTGCACCCTCATAGCCCTGAGTCAAATCTCACACCGGGACCTGATGGGTCTCcttgtttcactttcttttcccttttctgtccATTTGGCATAGGGTGACTAACACCTTGATAAAACATCCAAACAGACATGTCTTTTTGTCTCCTGTAGCATTTTAATAGTGCCTTACTCATAGTATCTACTTAGATGGTTGCTGGTTGGCCTTAACTATGGAGAGTTTTTTTCCTATTTAGTAGTCATTGGTCTCTATCGTTAATGACAAAGTAATTTCAGATAACTCATGAAAATCTATAATATGTTggcatatatttttcatttttaaaaattgctggcCAAATATAGTTCTAGTCATCTAGATTGTTTGGTGAGTGTGACCACAGAACTTAGAGCTAATAATAATTATGTATAGTTTTTAAAGATACTATAATTTCTAAGCCAGTGTGACATGTAAAAGTTTAGATTTGGCTTCCTTATTAGGTAATTTATGTCAATGGTGCTCTTTTTTCTGTGTCATCACCATTTCCATGGACAGCAGCTTCTGTCAGGAGCATTTAGAATGGGAGATACTGGGAGTGCCTTGAATCAGGCTTTTTATGTCTTGATAGTTGATCACTGATTTCAAACAGTGGACCACTGATCTTAATAGAGATGCAGCacttttatttcatctttctaaTGTATTAAAGTAGTAAAATATCAAATGCAAACAATCCAGGAAATTTATCTTGTAAATTATTAGAGAATATcgataaataataattttatagtttattatccccatttcagaaataaaatttaaaaggatgtTCAGTTTAATGTGAGAAAAATGCATATCCTCATAAAAGAGTCTCCAACCACGTAGAATGGTGACCCCTTGAGTCCTCATTCTTCATGGAATAATTCAGACCCCACCTCCTCCTTCAGGCAGCCCTCAACAAGTTGATTATCCTTTGATGTGTGGGCAGCTAGGAACCAGCATATTACTCAGAAAATCTAAAGTCTGTACCTCACTTTTCAGGTTAAAGAGAGAACCTACTCTATGTCTATATACCAGCATTATTTTATCAGAGTACATTTCCGTGTAATTTTTTAGTGAGTGTCTTTTAAGTTTAGTTGTATGTATTTCTACCCCTTAAATTTTTATGTATCCCTAATCTAGAAACATTTTTAGTTAAATTAATATtgatcaaataaaaaatttatgagaaaactataaaaataaagcattttgcATTTCATCTAGCTTCACATACCAGGTCCCATCAGTGACTAAACAGGTCTCATGGAATAAGATGAAAACTTCCATGCCTTGGAGTTGTTTAGAACAAAGGGTCAACTACATTATCATCCTAGAGTATATACGAAAATCTCATTAAAATCAGGCTTAACATGGGTCTGTCTTGCACTATACAAAGTGTATGAAATGGAAgtcaaaatacttttttattgcACTACTCTGTCCTCAAGCATGGATTTCCATGTATAGCATTGCAGCAAAGCTCTAGAAATTTCCTTCATAGGGTCTGGCTAGTTTAGGACTTTGACTGCATTGAAATTGAATTGTATGTGGCGTCAAAAGACTTATAGTTTAGTTCATTTTTTGCTAATTCCTTTGATGAATCACTTAATCTTTGTGGGTTTCTAATTTTCTAATGTGTGAAATAAGGAATTTTTAGACTTCTAAAGTGCCCCTCATTTTTAATATTGTAGGCTAAATGACATCTAGAAATATTCATTGATGTATTCATTCATCAGATACATGCTGGGCACCTGCCATTTGCTAGGCACTGTGTTAGGTGCTGGGAGTATAAGTTTGAATAGACGCATTTTGTGCCCTTAAGAAGCTTTCAGTTGTAATGAGACAGGCAAGTAAATAGGTAATTTTGATACGGTGTAATGAGTGTACATCTAGCAAAAGGAAGTAAGCATGGAATTTAACAAGAGTCGTCTTCAGCGTTCTGTTAGGGTGACTTCCATggaggctggagcccagtgggTATGCAGGAGTTAACCAGGTGAAAAGGGACAGGGAGGTGGATGGAGAAGACTCTTCCTGGTGGTGGAGTTTGAGCAAGGCCCTAAGGCCACAGTAAGGTGCACTGTGGAAATGTTAGTTCAGTGTAGCTGAAGGCGACAGAAGAAACATGGGAAGAGATAAGGGTGGGTGAGTTATGCAGAGCAGGATGTGCTGTTCTGGAGTTGAGCCTTATCTGGAGGGCACTGAACCACAAAAGAATTGGAAGCCTGAAGAGGCATCATTTGGGTCGGGAATGGTGGGGAGATGGTCAGGATCAGAGGGTGGGATGTGCTGTGGCAGGCTGGCAGAAGGTGTGTCCAAAGGGATGAGGAGTAAAGTCATGTGAGAGGCACCAAGGAGAGGGCATCTATGAAACCCAGGTTGTGTGTCAGGATGAGGGAAAGGGACTTCATTTAAGACCCTGGCTTGGGCCACTGGGTGCCCAGCACTGATAACCTCGGAGGGAGGTAACCGGCGGTGAGACCAGGTTTGTAGCGAAAGTTGAATTCAGATTTTGCCATGATGTGTTGGGGGTGGCTGCAAGGACACGCATGGGCAGTGTCTGGTGGACAGTTACCCCACGCTCACCTGGAGGCTAATGAGCGCTGCATGGCCAGTGGCACAGTTAGGAGTTCGTGGCATGCTGATGGTGATAGCGGCCTCAGGAGGCACTGAGCTCACCTGGCGAGATGGGCAGCACGTTTCTTGAGGGCGGGCAAGAGCCCATCCGCATGGCAGTGACACACCGCAGATGCTCAGTCAGGTCTGTGTGCTTTGATGAAGAAGAAAAGGACATAGCACTGAATAGTGCCACCAACGTTTAAGTAAGGTCTGCAGAAGAAGTTGCTAGAGGGATAGGAAAAACTAAGAAAGTATAATGTGTAGCATGATTTCCCTAAAACTAGCACTTTGAAGAAGCATCGCATGTTATAGCTAAAATATCTGCTTCTTAACTAAAGTATCCTGTTTCTCTAGGCATTTCAGAATTTGCTACCTCTCCAGAGAAAGTCAGTGATTACATTTCTCCACTTTTGAACTTTGCTGCAGAGCATGTGCCACGGGCAAAACACAAAGAGACGCCTCTCTACATTCTCTGCACGGCTGGAATGAGAATCCTCCCTGAAAGGTGATCCTCCACAGAAGGGCAAGGGCGAGGGTGGGCTCCTGGAGGGGAGAAGGGGTGTTcttctcccccctcctcctcctctccatcaTCATCGTCATCGTCAAAAGGAAAACATTCAAAATTCTTTCTTCAAATCTGGAATAGTATCAGAACTCTTCCTTTAGCCAGAATCTACCAAATAGTCTTTAATTGACTTAGGACTATAGTCAACTCTAaagttgtcatttttaaaaatctcatctaTTTTATGTAGTTAAGGAATGCTTGCAGTTGCAGTTTTACATCTAGATATCACATAATTCCCACAACTTGTTCATTTTGGAAATTCATTCCTAATATCTTTCCAAcgaatttctttgtttttaaaattaactgtttCATACAAGATATACCAGAGccctggtttgttttttgtttttgtttttttgttttgttttgttttttcttttctaaacagAAGATATCAAGCTGTAATCTTttgatttgtaaatgtttttgttGCCTGACAGCCAGCAGAAAGCTATTCTGGAAGACCTTCTGACCGATATTCCCGTGCactttgactttctgttttctgaCTCTCATGCAGAAGTAATTTCTGGGAAACAAGAAGGTTGGTATATTGGTCTTCAGTTTAAAATTTGGGACGCTATTCCTTTAAATCCTCCCCATTTTCACCAGCGTACCCTTTGTTACACTCCTATTATCTTAACATTTGGGAAATAATAGACttgaaatattataatttttaaatagctaaaCCAGTTTCTTACATGACTAGTCTTTGTTGCCCAGACATTAAGCCattgaaaaataactatttgtCTTCACCACATGTAGGGACATAGCTTGATGTAAACTCACTTTGATAGAAAAGGCTTGTGTGTCTTGCCTCAGTTGTGTGGCTTCCTGGGACTTTGATCATTATTAAGCTGTTGGAGCTTCTTCTCAACTTTGATACACTGAGAAATATCAAATCTTTGTtctattttcaaagaaatgatTCTCCTTGAGAATGAAATGTCAAGTCAATGAAATTATTTGGGGTATAGCTTGCTAGAAATGTATACCAAAAAGTATTTCAAAAGTCATGTGTCATTTCAGCGTTAATACTTCCTATGTGAAAGACActgtagaaaatacaaaaatggggtGAAATTTACACATTGCCATTCAGCTGCTTACAAACAAATGAGCTATACAATTAGCTGTTCTATGAGGGTTTTAGGTACCagaaaaaagataggaaaaaataCCACAGGCGTTCTTAAGAgggaggcattttttttttccagctaggGCCATGTTGGAGAAAGTGACATCTGAACTGCACCTCAAGGGAGGGGATAGTTCTTAATAGAACGTGCCAGAGCATGGGAAGGGTGGGGCTCTGAGGGAGGGGCAGGAAGCACATGCCAGGCAGAAGAAAGGACTTGACTCAGGACAGGTTGGAAAGAGGGCACTGTagacaaagaaacacaaatgttTTAGTGTGGGTGGTGGGCCTTCTGGAAGGAGTGGCGGGAATGTTAGCGATTGGCTGGCTCTTGAATTATCAGTCCAGGAATTTGGACTTCTTTCTGTAGAGGAGTCCAATGCAGAGAGTAGAGCAGGTGGCAACAGGAATAGGGGCAGAGATGGATTAGATGGGCTACCCCCCATCTGTAATGGTTCGAATCAAGGTGGCAATGAAAACCAGGTGTAGGGAATGTGAAACTAGAATCAGACTTGTCAGCTGAGTGAATGGAGGGATAAAGGAAAAAGTGGAAgatactttgaaattttttttcgtttttttttttgtttttttgagatggagtttcgctctttcgccaggctagagtgcaatggcgcgatcttgacttaccgcaacctccacctcccaggttcaagcgattgtcctgcctcagcctcctgagtagctgggactacaggcgcccgccaccacgcccagctaatttttatgttttcagtagagacggggtttcaccttgttggccaggatagtctcaatctcttgacctcatgatccacctgcctcggcctcccaaagtgctgggattacaggcatgagccaccatgcccagccaataccTTGATGTAAAACTTGACAAGTTTAACATCATAAAAGTGAAAATTCCAGTATTTTGAAACAACTCAtaaatttctaaagaaaactAGCACCTAGCGTATTGTATTTTCAACCTATGTAGGTGGTATAACTATAAGCATTAAAGTTGAGAGTTCTTGGAAAGCCATTTGGAGTAATAAAAACATCAGTAGCAAGGTGTTATTTCAGATGACTTTACAGGTTATCAGGGAATGAAATAAATGAGACGTTTGTACAGACTGCACTGATAAGAGTtacacaaaatgttttaaaactttttcttctcttcaccCTGTAAAATGTCTGTAGGTGTGTATGCTTGGATTGGCATTAATTTTGTCCTTGGACGATTTGAGCATATTGAAGATGGTAAGTGTCGTGTTTCCAGCAAATGTATCTAGTTGGAAATTGGTGCTTTTCTGTTTAATCCAAAGGCTGAAAAAAGAGCTAAGCTTTGTGACACGTCTAAGCGTGTAGGAGTAGAATGAGAGGAGCTGCAGTTGAACATAATTCAACTTGATTTTAGTTGGGAGGAGTAAACTGGGTTTGCCTGAATATGCTTGAAATCGACCATGAAAAGAAGGTGACTCTTCAGAAGAGCCCAGTTCTCTGGATTAGTTCTGTTCCAATGAACACTTTCTGTTCTTTCCAGATGATGAGGCAGTTGTGGAAGTTAACATTCCTGGAAGTGAAAGCAGTGAAGTCATTGTCCGTAAAAGGACAGCGGGCATTCTCGACATGGGCGGCGTGTCGACTCAGATAGCGTACGAAGTCCCCAAAACTGTAAGCTTTGCGTCCTCACAGCAGGTCATTATCTGTACAGATTTCCttctgtttggtttggttttcattTAACATGTGTCCAtcgttcttgttttgttttctgagtctGAACACATCTTTACTGTGCTTGCTGAGGTGCCGCCTCTCAACCCAGGAGAAAGGAGACAGGAGGAACAAGGCAGACCTCAGCTGAGCCGCTTGTGTGTGTTCATTGAAATCAGCTGGTTTGTTTTCTGACCGTAGTTTTTCTTTGGTATATACGCAGTCGCATGCttgagtttctgtttctgttttctcttcagTCACGTCTTAACAGATTTTATAAAATGTCACATAATAATATCTGATTTTTTAAGTTAGAATTGggggaaattctttttttttaatggttcaGACTTTGAGCTTCCTTGGGGAGGACTGAGGTTTGTATCCACTGCTTCCACATCTTTCGACTGGGGCTTTCCCCGAACTGTTCTCCACCCTGTTCTGTGCCCTCTCAGTTGCTGCCTGGGCAACCTTGTGTGGAGAACCCGGCACAGTTTCCGGATGTATTTCTGAATTGCTACACGTCTTTATTACTCCATTTGTGTTCAGCTGTAGATTAACACCAAAGCCTAGCTTCCTGCATTTTCCCCTCAAAGGTGGGAGGCAGCATAGTGTGGCGCGGAGGGGAGGGTTCAAAGTGAGACCGTGGAGCTAGACAGGCCTGGGTTTCTTCATCATCCTCCTCCTCACTAGTTGTGGGACCTTATGCGAGTCATGTACCTTTAAGctggtttcttcatctataaatgtGAATGAAAGTACCTACAACATGGTGTTGTAAgaaggtttaaatgagataatgcatccAGTGTATCTGTGCACTGCCAGGCAGCTAGTatgttctcaataaatgttactgacATCTTTATTAAGCTTCTTGgaaaaatactttgtaaattCAAGTATTAGAATTTGTGTTTCCTACCTCCCATTCCAGACATGCCTCTAGAGACGGTTATGCTCTTTGTAAAAAATCACGTTTTCCCTTCtcaatataaagtaaaaaaaatacatagaaataatgTTTGGAACAAATACTGAAAAATCAAGATTAAGAATTTCCCATGGATTCATCATCTAAAAAAGCCCTTGTTAGCCTTTTAatgaattgcttttcttttttttttctactcatagttttaaaaaatatggttgTGATCGTCTTAGTTTATgtgatttttgtcctttatttaaCACTGCATGAGCATGTTCCTCTGTAAGCTATTGATTACTGTAATTAACCTTCCCTTGCTAGTATATATTTAGATGACATCTAGTTTTTTCTGCCATAGAATGACAAAGGACATATTTGCATATAGAAACATTTCCATGTTTAGGTTTATTTCCACAGCATAggattacataaataaataatgtcagAGGGTATGAACTGTTTGGCTCACTTCCTCTTTCAAAAAGTTGTAACAGTATCACAAATTTGCAGCCCATCTGAAATTTCCTGAATCAGAATTGTCATATTGAATTATGAAGGATGCTTAGAAGGGTCTTTGGGAAGTGCAGAAGCAGATGTTTTTGTTCCTCTTAGATGAGACTGTTTTTAGACCCTTGTTTTTAGTAGGAGGTTAAAGTAGCTTAAGCTATTAAAGTTTGTTATGCTTATGTTTGCAGGAAGAAGTAGCTAAAAACTTGTTAGCTGAATTTAACTTGGGATGTGATGTTCACCAAACTGAGCATGTGTATCGAGTCTATGTGGCCACCTTTCTTGGGTTTGGTGGCAATGCTGCTCGACAGAGATACGAAGACAAAATATTTGCCAACACCATTCAAAAGAACAGGTAAAGCACCTTTCACTCCTTGGCAGTCACTTGCAAACCGAGGTCTCCCCTCCTAGAAAACAGACCCAGGCAAAGCAGGAAGAACTCAATTAGCAAAAGTGTGTTGCACTGTTAGCTTTTTATTCCCCCACTAGCTGAGCAGGGAGAAGAGATGAAAGCACACCAGGGTCCTGCCTTCGGCCCTGTGTCCCACGTGCCCTGAAGGAGGTGCGTGCgtgctgtctctctctcacccGCATCTCAACTGATGGATTAGAAATTTCACCATCAGACTATAGAATAGTTTGGAGCCCTGAGTGATGCTACTCATGATGCAGAGTCCTTGGAAAAGCCAGTATCTGGAGCACTTCTGGTGTCCTGGAGGCCTCAGGTAGTGTGTTGTCTTGTTGTTGCTGAGGAGATTGAAATATGTGATGTTCTGGAGACTGTGTGGATGAACCAGCCTGTGCAGCTAGTTAGTGGATAAAAACCATCGTGAAGGGAATTAGTCGAGAGAAATAAATTATCTAGAAGAGTCAGAGTTAGTGGCTTTTAAATTTAGCAatgaagctttaaaaaatgagtgTATGTAGAATTGtgctatagaaaatatataaaacaaaacagcacTCTATTGGTTTAAATTGACTTTATAAGTGTAAGTATATagcaattatttatttgaaatttgtaAGAACAGAAAAGCTATTTGGATGAATACAAAAAATCTGACTCTGGGGTTATGTAAGCTATCCTATTTATtactgtgttttatttgtttgtttattttgatgaAACAATTTTGAGGGGAAAGAATCCTGATTCATTGAGCTAAGAGATTGTATACTTCATTGATTAATCTTAGTAAACCTGTGAAGGCCTGAACTTGAAAAAAGACCAAGTTGGAGCTGTTCAGTACATTTACCACAAAGTCATGTGTGTAAATAGGAAAAGCAATAAAAACCTTTTCCTATGTCTGAatagttttaattataaaattgatAGTCccatggttttgtatttttaattggtaTTTAGCATATCTTGgtataatcatttttatagtaGTCTTAaactagaaatattttataaacaacatttgaaatatattttttccaaaaccTTAATTTTTACTCATTGGTTTTAATGTCAGAAAGCTTTATATAATGGATAGTTTAGTAATACTTCTTAATTTAGATATAGGACAACTAAAAATAATagcatgaaatatatatttgactATTTGACTTTTATAATAATTACAAATGTTTCATATATCATGAATTGAGCATTGAAATACACATttatctgtttgccatttgtagtggtggttaattttttttaattaagtgaaCATTTTTATGGCAAAGACCTTAATTTATTACATTCAACTGCATGATGAGTAACCCTGATCTGAGGAATGCACAACTTGTGAGTGAAGTGAAAAGTGAAAACTTGACTGTTGGTGATGAATATTGAATTCTGACCATGCTTAACTCTACCAGTTCAATACCTGTCAGGCCCCTGTGATTTCACAGTATCCAACACCAACATCACTTGACATTTCGTGAGCTCCTCTCTGTTTCTTACTGCTTTAAGGCGTGCACACACAATAGGATGACAGATGTTCACTCCCAGAAATTTCATTAGCAAGTAATAAACCTAGTGCCTTTCAGTTaacaaaactaatatttattttctacaggGCTTCTCAGAGCCCATCATGCAATGGAAACTGCTGTCTGCTGCATTTGGGACCCATAgctgatcaagaaaaaaaataaattgaaacagAATCATAAAAATAGAGCCAGGCCTTAAACATTCTGTCTTAACTTCTGTATTCATTCGCTAATCCTTTGCTCTGAACCAAGGTCTGTTTTTAGACTCCATCCTTTCTTCGGCATGCACTGCACCCCTCATTGAGATACCAGTTTGTCTTTGTTTAAAGAACACTGAGTTCTTAAAGGAGATTTGCAAAGCAATTTGATACCAAATCCTTTTAGACGTTTGCTAATTTTTCCCAGTTTTAAAAATCCTGCCCACACCTGGTTTGATAATTTTCTAGTAACTTGACCTTAGTTTTCTAAAACATCTAACCTGCTATGCCCAGGACCAGATCTTGTCACAGTCACGTTCCTTCCATCTGTATTAGGTAAAATCACAAGCACTAGTGGCAAAAATGGGGCTGGCAACAGCACAGTTGCCTTGTGCCCAGCAACTGGGAACGTCAGGCCCAGTTGCCAGGAGCATCAGGTAATCGGATAGGTCATCTAACTGGCCTCTGGTAGCCTGTCTGCTGCAGACAAATTTGTATCCTGACTCTCCAAGAAAGTCTTAAGTGTGTATTTTCCTAACTAATTATCTCGGAACCCTTTTCTGTTCCACAGACACCGTCCTGCAGGTCTCATGTCCCACAGAGCGTATTTTGAGAAACCCTGGTTTGCAGCCACTTCTTGAAAACACAGTTTTCTGTAGGACTCACGATAAAGTTTCTTGTTTTGCCATAGGCTCCTGGGTAAACAGACTGGTCTGACTCCTGATATGCCGTACCTGGACCCCTGCCTACCCCTAGATATTAAAGATGAAATCCAGCAAAATGGACAAACCATATACCTACGAGGGACTGGAGACTTTGACCTGTGTCGAGAGACTATCCAGCCTTTCATGAATAAAACAAACGAGACCCAGACTTCCCTCAATGGGGTCTACCAGCCCCCAATTCACTTCCAGAACAGTGAATTCTATGGCTTTTCCGAATTCTACTACTGCACCGAGGATGTGTTACGAATTGGGGGAGACTACAATGCTGCTAAATTTACTAAAGCTGCAAAGGTACCCTTGAGAGACGCCATCTGCTCCGCATGCTTTTGAGAGACCAGCGTGGACGGTGATGGGTTGTGTCCTCACTTCACACTGGCAGGGAAGGATGGAGTATGGAAGGCTGCACTGCAGCATGTTGGAATCCTGTTCTCTTTGCTTGGAGGGAGGTTGAATAGTCACAGCAGAAGTAAAAAATGTACTGTAAGCTGACTTCTGCCCACCACTCCATTAGCTACCCTGGTCATCAGTTACCTCCAAATTACAgtgttttatgtcatttttatgCTTTGCTGCTATCTGACAATTCTCCTACTAGCCTTCCCGCTCCCTGACCTGCCAGGACACTCCTGTTGTGTTCTCTCTGCCTTCCTGACACACCTTAAACTTAGGTGATGCCAGACTTCCACACTTAGCCCCTCACCTTCAGGTTCTTGGATGGTCTCATCCATGCTCAGGGTTTGCTGCTGCCTCTCAGGAAGAGGCTCCAATCCTGACCCCTGCCCAGTTGCCTGCTAGATTCCACAGCTCCAGACAAACCCACCATTTTCTCTCCATTCTGTTCCTGTTGTTCTCTCTTAGTTAATGGCATCACCAACCATCCAGTCCCCCTCCCTGCAGCCTAGGAGTCATGGACTTCTCCCTCTAACCAATTCATGTCTCTGTACACCCCAGTGTAATCAGTcacaaatgtaatattttatctCCCAAATGTTCCTCAAACCCA
Protein-coding sequences here:
- the LOC105482061 gene encoding ectonucleoside triphosphate diphosphohydrolase 4 isoform X4 codes for the protein MRDKNRKPVVMKIKPGISEFATSPEKVSDYISPLLNFAAEHVPRAKHKETPLYILCTAGMRILPESQQKAILEDLLTDIPVHFDFLFSDSHAEVISGKQEGVYAWIGINFVLGRFEHIEDDDEAVVEVNIPGSESSEVIVRKRTAGILDMGGVSTQIAYEVPKTVSFASSQQEEVAKNLLAEFNLGCDVHQTEHVYRVYVATFLGFGGNAARQRYEDKIFANTIQKNRLLGKQTGLTPDMPYLDPCLPLDIKDEIQQNGQTIYLRGTGDFDLCRETIQPFMNKTNETQTSLNGVYQPPIHFQNSEFYGFSEFYYCTEDVLRIGGDYNAAKFTKAAKDYCATKWSILRERFDRGLYASHADLHRLKYQCFKSAWMFEVFHRGFSFPVNYKSLKTALQVYDKEVQWTLGAILYRTRFLPLRDIQQEAFRASHTHWRGVSFVYNHYLFSGCFLVVLLAILLYLLRLRRIHRRTLRNGSAAALWMEEGLPTQNAAGTL
- the LOC105482061 gene encoding ectonucleoside triphosphate diphosphohydrolase 4 isoform X1 translates to MKHSSRIGISCLFPASWHFSISPVGCPRILNTNLRQIIVISVLAAAVSLLYFSVVIIRNKYGRLTRDKKFQRYLARVTDIEATDTNNPSVNYGIVVDCGSSGSRVFVYCWPRHNGNPRDLLDIRQMRDKNRKPVVMKIKPGISEFATSPEKVSDYISPLLNFAAEHVPRAKHKETPLYILCTAGMRILPESQQKAILEDLLTDIPVHFDFLFSDSHAEVISGKQEGVYAWIGINFVLGRFEHIEDDDEAVVEVNIPGSESSEVIVRKRTAGILDMGGVSTQIAYEVPKTVSFASSQQEEVAKNLLAEFNLGCDVHQTEHVYRVYVATFLGFGGNAARQRYEDKIFANTIQKNRLLGKQTGLTPDMPYLDPCLPLDIKDEIQQNGQTIYLRGTGDFDLCRETIQPFMNKTNETQTSLNGVYQPPIHFQNSEFYGFSEFYYCTEDVLRIGGDYNAAKFTKAAKDYCATKWSILRERFDRGLYASHADLHRLKYQCFKSAWMFEVFHRGFSFPVNYKSLKTALQVYDKEVQWTLGAILYRTRFLPLRDIQQEAFRASHTHWRGVSFVYNHYLFSGCFLVVLLAILLYLLRLRRIHRRTLRNGSAAALWMEEGLPTQNAAGTL
- the LOC105482061 gene encoding ectonucleoside triphosphate diphosphohydrolase 4 isoform X3; its protein translation is MKHSSRIGISCLFPASWHFSISPVGCPRILNTNLRQIIVISVLAAAVSLLYFSVVIIRNKYGRLTRDKKFQRYLARVTDIEATDTNNPSVNYGIVVDCGSSGSRVFVYCWPRHNGNPRDLLDIRQMRDKNRKPVVMKIKPGISEFATSPEKVSDYISPLLNFAAEHVPRAKHKETPLYILCTAGMRILPESQQKAILEDLLTDIPVHFDFLFSDSHAEVISGKQEGVYAWIGINFVLGRFEHIEDDDEAVVEVNIPGSESSEVIVRKRTAGILDMGGVSTQIAYEVPKTEEVAKNLLAEFNLGCDVHQTEHVYRVYVATFLGFGGNAARQRYEDKIFANTIQKNRLLGKQTGLTPDMPYLDPCLPLDIKDEIQQNGQTIYLRGTGDFDLCRETIQPFMNKTNETQTSLNGVYQPPIHFQNSEFYGFSEFYYCTEDVLRIGGDYNAAKFTKAAKDYCATKWSILRERFDRGLYASHADLHRLKYQCFKSAWMFEVFHRGFSFPVNYKSLKTALQVYDKEVQWTLGAILYRTRFLPLRDIQQEAFRASHTHWRGVSFVYNHYLFSGCFLVVLLAILLYLLRLRRIHRRTLRNGSAAALWMEEGLPTQNAAGTL
- the LOC105482061 gene encoding ectonucleoside triphosphate diphosphohydrolase 4 isoform X2; amino-acid sequence: MGRIGISCLFPASWHFSISPVGCPRILNTNLRQIIVISVLAAAVSLLYFSVVIIRNKYGRLTRDKKFQRYLARVTDIEATDTNNPSVNYGIVVDCGSSGSRVFVYCWPRHNGNPRDLLDIRQMRDKNRKPVVMKIKPGISEFATSPEKVSDYISPLLNFAAEHVPRAKHKETPLYILCTAGMRILPESQQKAILEDLLTDIPVHFDFLFSDSHAEVISGKQEGVYAWIGINFVLGRFEHIEDDDEAVVEVNIPGSESSEVIVRKRTAGILDMGGVSTQIAYEVPKTVSFASSQQEEVAKNLLAEFNLGCDVHQTEHVYRVYVATFLGFGGNAARQRYEDKIFANTIQKNRLLGKQTGLTPDMPYLDPCLPLDIKDEIQQNGQTIYLRGTGDFDLCRETIQPFMNKTNETQTSLNGVYQPPIHFQNSEFYGFSEFYYCTEDVLRIGGDYNAAKFTKAAKDYCATKWSILRERFDRGLYASHADLHRLKYQCFKSAWMFEVFHRGFSFPVNYKSLKTALQVYDKEVQWTLGAILYRTRFLPLRDIQQEAFRASHTHWRGVSFVYNHYLFSGCFLVVLLAILLYLLRLRRIHRRTLRNGSAAALWMEEGLPTQNAAGTL